One region of Zerene cesonia ecotype Mississippi chromosome 15, Zerene_cesonia_1.1, whole genome shotgun sequence genomic DNA includes:
- the LOC119832671 gene encoding lipase member H-like, translating into MKLFICVLFCLFANSHCWGRGDLEKYGPFQMALHSNLIKCDHDRTLNLDVSEIDVYFYDFPRNDVETFHINDAAKGILALKELDKARKFIIFVAGYKSNINKKTEERIRDTFRNYPNSYLIILDHSPYTNNRQGNVKSYERSVRYIHYIGKALGNMLSELANGGISPKNMHCIGHSLGSQILAHTGETFYDNTGSKIARITALDPAGPCFSNSLIQEQIRAGVADYVEVYHCNAGGLGTTSVLGDIDFFINKKGAAQPKCGTPLIPGIFDSSKAAKCNHRACIDIWTSTVSNPNWFLAWKCDSYKLFKNGACAANEVTIAGFWNPGNATGVFYFSTDGYNVE; encoded by the exons atgaaattatttatctgtgtattgttttgtttatttgcgaATTCGCATTGTTGGGGACGCGGTGATTTGGAAAAGTATGGACCCTTCCAGATGGCGCTGCATTCGAATTTGATtaaat GTGACCACGACAGAACTCTCAATCTTGACGTCAGCGAAATCGATGTCTACTTCTACGACTTCCCTCGGAATGACGTTGAAACATTTCACATTAACGATGCGGCGAAGGGCATCCTAGCTCTCAAAGAGCTGGACAAGGCGAGGAAATTCATCATCTTCGTGGCCGGGTACAAATCCAACATCAACAAGAAGACAGAAGAAAGAATAAGAGACACATTTAGAAACTATCCAAACAGCTATCTCATAATCCTGGACCATTCTCCATACACAAATAATAGACAGGGCAACGTAAAGAGCTACGAACGTTCCGTCAGATATATCCATTACATCGGTAAAGCTCTAGGTAACATGCTTTCCGAATTAGCAAACGGGGGAATATCGCCGAAAAACATGCACTGTATCGGTCACAGTTTGGGTTCACAAATCTTAGCGCATACCGGTGAAACATTCTATGACAACACGGGTAGCAAAATAGCAAGAATCACTGCGTTGGACCCAGCTGGTCCTTGTTTCTCCAATAGCTTAATTCAAGAACAGATAAGGGCTGGAGTGGCTGATTACGTCGAAGTATACCACTGCAACGCTGGTGGTTTGGGTACTACAAGCGTTTTGGGTGATattgatttctttataaataagaaaggtGCCGCGCAACCCAAATGTGGTACTCCCCTAATTCCTGGTATATTCGATTCATCGAAAGCAGCCAAATGCAATCATAGAGCGTGTATCGATATATGGACATCGACGGTGAGTAATCCAAATTGGTTCCTCGCGTGGAAATGTGATTCGTATAAACTGTTTAAGAACGGTGCGTGTGCCGCCAACGAGGTTACTATTGCTGGATTCTGGAACCCTGGTAATGCGACTGGCGTATTTTACTTCTCGACTGACGGTTATAATGtagaataa